The following coding sequences lie in one Arachis hypogaea cultivar Tifrunner chromosome 9, arahy.Tifrunner.gnm2.J5K5, whole genome shotgun sequence genomic window:
- the LOC112709080 gene encoding RAF-like serine/threonine-protein kinase PRAF, with amino-acid sequence MENYDVKFLYSYGGEIHHRRNDKKISYVGGHNKLHYVNRGIDFTAMLAELSAIFHAAGDIHFKYQLSGDDFDALISVTSDSGLNSLMLEYDNLYRDSPKTARMRLFIFLGNGPDSASTQPFPAKLKSKVNGGAVAPLQIMPVKFQDLPPVNNFNTSNRVLDSDPKVNRPVEDSGSSRLNSPLPALQYCFHQLQR; translated from the coding sequence ATGGAGAATTACGACGTGAAGTTTCTCTACAGCTATGGCGGCGAGATCCACCACCGCCGCAATGACAAGAAGATTTCCTACGTCGGCGGCCACAACAAGCTCCACTACGTTAACCGTGGAATCGACTTCACCGCCATGCTCGCTGAACTCTCCGCCATCTTTCACGCCGCCGGTGACATCCATTTCAAGTATCAGCTCTCCGGCGATGACTTCGACGCCCTAATATCTGTCACCAGCGACAGCGGCCTAAACAGCCTGATGCTTGAGTATGATAACCTCTACAGAGATTCCCCTAAAACCGCTCGGATGAGATTATTCATCTTCCTTGGTAACGGTCCTGATTCTGCGTCCACCCAACCTTTTCCAGCTAAACTGAAATCCAAAGTCAACGGCGGTGCTGTTGCGCCTCTGCAAATTATGCCGGTGAAGTTCCAAGATCTGCCACCAGTTAACAATTTTAATACCTCAAACCGGGTGTTGGATTCGGATCCAAAAGTGAATCGACCGGTCGAAGATTCCGGTTCTTCCCGTTTGAATAGTCCGTTACCTGCTTTACAGTATTGTTTTCATCAGCTTCAGAGGTGA